A window of the Sneathiella sp. P13V-1 genome harbors these coding sequences:
- the gcvA gene encoding transcriptional regulator GcvA, with protein sequence MLIIPSNSGLKSFESAARHLSFNKAAEELNVTPGAVSRQIQSLEEFLGKTLFHRHHKKVELTAIGRQYHAEISQPLQKISAASDRIRTTSQNNTLSICTYPSFAVRWLIPRWAKLHEDFPDLNIQLTTSLNAADYLEDGFDMSIQVLKEGYSQRGFNIDKLLDVKTFPVCSPTLAKEIRSFEDLNKFPLLHESPRPTDWPRWCEYAGASKINANGGMNFESADMALHAAIEGIGVVIGIDILIREDIKNGRLVKLFDLERPSTHPFHVVTSTSSRRNPNIEHLKNWLLEEAGHAEESGQT encoded by the coding sequence ATGCTAATTATTCCAAGTAACTCAGGTTTAAAATCTTTCGAATCAGCCGCTCGTCACTTGAGTTTTAATAAAGCTGCAGAAGAGCTGAATGTCACTCCCGGGGCAGTGAGCCGGCAAATACAGAGCCTTGAAGAGTTTTTAGGGAAAACACTGTTTCATCGTCACCACAAGAAGGTTGAGCTCACAGCAATCGGCCGCCAATATCACGCGGAAATTTCCCAACCTCTACAGAAGATTTCAGCCGCTTCCGACAGAATTAGAACCACATCGCAAAACAACACACTGTCTATCTGCACCTACCCTTCTTTTGCTGTCAGATGGCTCATACCCCGCTGGGCGAAACTCCATGAAGATTTCCCAGATCTCAATATCCAACTGACAACTTCCTTAAATGCGGCAGACTACCTGGAAGACGGCTTTGATATGTCCATCCAAGTGCTCAAGGAAGGTTATTCACAGCGTGGGTTTAACATTGACAAATTACTGGATGTAAAAACTTTCCCAGTTTGCAGCCCAACTCTCGCGAAAGAAATTAGATCTTTCGAAGACTTGAACAAATTCCCTCTTCTTCATGAGAGCCCTCGACCAACTGACTGGCCTAGATGGTGTGAGTATGCTGGTGCGAGTAAAATCAACGCAAATGGTGGCATGAATTTCGAAAGCGCTGACATGGCCCTTCACGCAGCTATTGAAGGGATCGGGGTTGTCATTGGGATCGACATTCTCATCCGAGAGGACATCAAGAACGGCCGTCTTGTTAAGTTATTCGATCTTGAACGCCCCTCAACTCACCCGTTTCATGTTGTCACCTCTACCTCTTCCCGGCGCAATCCGAACATCGAGCACTTAAAAAACTGGTTATTGGAAGAGGCGGGACATGCTGAGGAGAGTGGTCAGACTTGA